A stretch of the Epinephelus fuscoguttatus linkage group LG2, E.fuscoguttatus.final_Chr_v1 genome encodes the following:
- the pros1 gene encoding vitamin K-dependent protein S encodes MWRKKRALGESLACLVFLVTLVDAYRFLSQSTASQFLSRHKRANSLFEESKKGDLERECIEELCNKEEAREIFENQPETEYFYPRYVVCLGSHRVGISNPNSDAIPSDLRTCVKEISDQCSPNPCYKEGSVRCVDGQASFTCECKPGWKGPRCEDDINECVDPEFPAGCNQKCYNLPGSFYCMCEDGYFNNDKINCVDINECLMYPSICEPPSKCVNTPGMFECQCPQGFKYNFTSKTCNDVDECELSVCDGTCINTVGSYACHCDGRQGLRLAEDARYCESIPVCVELYDYRHPEMLYLGEQFTGLPVIYLRFRLPENTKFAAEFDFRTFDPEGVVLYAESSQDSWFMLGLRGGRIEVQFKNQHTFKVTSGGKAINDGQWHVISVDELESSISVKISKEAVMSINSPDSLFTSVNGKLETKVYIAGLPNRTDNVIKPINPRLDGCIRGWNLMNQGASGVKEVIQEKKSKHCFVYVERGSHFTGAGLAQFNIDYSDSGSWNVDIKMNIRPSSSTGVLFALVHNDTVPLSIAVVTQGEEDANLQVFLDGVSVAILESLMLCYPDRLMVQLNVTPTEIQISGNSSSVTYMKSVDLQEALKRLNSTMQNPVSTYIGGIPDDVPLPATPVTAFYHGCMEVTINGQQLDFDEALSKHNSIKSHSCPPVSAPESHPEVQQPHPHQK; translated from the exons ATGTGGAGAAAGAAACGGGCACTTGGGGAATCCTTGGCTTGTCTCGTATTTCTCGTGACGCTCGTCGATGCTTATCGAT tcctGAGCCAGAGCACAGCCTCCCAGTTCCTGAGCAGGCACAAGAGAGCCAACTCTCTGTTTGAGGAGAGCAAGAAGGGCGACCTGGAGAGGGAGTGCATCGAGGAGCTGTGCAACAAGGAGGAGGCCAGGGAGATCTTTGAGAACCAGCCAGAGACG GAATACTTCTACCCCAGATATGTTG TGTGTCTGGGTTCACATCGGGTCGGCATCAGCAACCCGAACTCGGATGCCATCCCGTCAGACCTTCGCACCTGTGTGAAGG AGATCAGTGACCAGTGCTCACCGAATCCATGCTACAAGGAGGGTTCAGTGCGCTGTGTGGACGGCCAGGCCTCCTTCACATGCGAGTGTAAACCCGGCTGGAAGGGGCCGCGCTGTGAGGACG ACATCAACGAGTGTGTGGATCCTGAATTTCCTGCTGGATGCAACCAAAAATGTTACAACCTACCCGGTAGTTTCTACTGCATGTGTGAAGATGGCTACTTCAACAATGACAAAATCAACTGCGTGG ATATCAATGAATGCCTGATGTACCCCAGTATCTGTGAACCACCGTCTAAATGTGTCAACACGCCGGGCATGTTTGAGTGCCAGTGTCCCCAGGGTTTCAAATATAACTTCACTTCCAAGACCTGCAACG ATGTAGACGAGTGTGAGTTGAGTGTGTGCGACGGGACTTGTATAAATACAGTTGGCAGCTATGCGTGCCACTGTGACGGTCGTCAGGGTCTTCGTTTGGCGGAGGATGCGCGATACTGTGAGAGTATCCCTGTCTGCGTGGAGCTGTACGACTACAGGCACCCTGAGATGCTTTACCTGGGGGAGCAGTTCACAGGCCTTCCTGTCATCTACCTGCGCTTCCGTCTGCCGGAGAACACAAA GTTTGCAGCAGAGTTCGACTTCCGTACATTTGACCCAGAGGGAGTTGTGCTGTACGCAGAGTCCTCGCAGGACTCGTGGTTCATGTTGGGGCTGAGAGGCGGTCGCATTGAAGTCCAGTTCAAAAACCAGCACACATTCAAGGTCACCAGTGGAGGGAAAGCCATCAATGATGGGCAGTGGCATGTG ATCTCTGTGGACGAACTggagagcagcatcagtgtgaAGATCAGCAAGGAAGCAGTGATGAGCATCAACAGCCCCGATAGTCTCTTCACTTCAGTCAACGGCAAACTGGAGACGAAGGTGTACATCGCCGGGCTGCCCAACCGCACCGACAACGTCATCAAACCT ATCAACCCTCGACTTGACGGCTGCATCCGAGGCTGGAACCTGATGAACCAGGGAGCGTCTGGGGTGAAGGAGGTcatccaggagaagaagagtaAACATTGCTTTGTGTATGTGGAGCGAGGGTCTCACTTCACTGGGGCAGGACTGGCGCAGTTCAACATTGACTACA GTGATTCTGGGAGCTGGAATGTGGATATAAAGATGAATATACGTCCGTCCAGCAGCACGGGTGTCCTGTTCGCTCTTGTTCACAATGACACAGTCCCCCTGTCCATCGCTGTGGTAACGCAGGGAGAAGAAGATGCT AACCTGCAAGTGTTTTTGGATGGTGTTTCCGTGGCAATTCTGGAGTCACTGATGTTGTGTTACCCCGACCGGCTGATGGTGCAGCTGAATGTGACTCCAACTGAAATCCAAATCTCAGGCAACTCCTCCTCTGTTACCTACATGAAGTCTGTCGACCTGCAGGAAGCACTGAAGCGCCTCAACAGCACCATGCAGAACCCTGTCAGTACATATATCGGAGGGATACCAG aTGACGTCCCGTTACCCGCCACCCCAGTGACGGCCTTTTACCACGGCTGCATGGAAGTCACCATCAACGGCCAGCAGCTGGACTTCGACGAGGCTCTGAGCAAACACAACAGTATTAAGTCCCAttcctgtcctcctgtgtctgcCCCCGAGAGTCACCCTGAAGTGCAGCAACCACATCCGCACCAAAAGTGA